From the Manis javanica isolate MJ-LG chromosome 11, MJ_LKY, whole genome shotgun sequence genome, one window contains:
- the LOC140844172 gene encoding olfactory receptor 5L2-like, producing MGKGNCTSVTEFILLGLTDAPELRVFLLLVFLLIYGLTVLGNLGMIALIQVSSRLHTPMYFFLSHLSFVDFCYSTIIVPKMLSNTFSKDKAISFLECMMQFYLFCSYAITEVFLLAVMAYDCFVAVCNPLLYMVTMSQHLCVGLVFGCYLCGTVCSLIHLCLALEILSYRSNVINHFFCDLPPLLSLACSDVTMNELLLYILVTCNEITTIVIILTSYLFILITILRMRSAQGRRKAFSTCASHFTAIAVFHGTILFMYCRPSSGNTVDIDKVTTVFYTVVIPMLNPLIYSLRNKDVKEALKKVVSSKIF from the coding sequence atgggcaagggaaactgcACCAGTGTGACAGAGTTCATTCTCCTCGGACTAACAGATGCCCCTGAGCTGAGAGTCTTCCTGTTACTGGTGTTTCTTCTCATCTACGGACTCACAGTTTTGGGCAACCTGGGCATGATTGCACTGATTCAGGTCAGCTCTCGACTTCACactcccatgtactttttcctcagcCACTTGTCCTTTGTGGATTTTTGCTACTCCACGATCATTGTGCCAAAGATGTTGTCCAATACCTTCAGTAAGGACAAAGCCATCTCCTTTCTGGAATGCATGATGCAATTCTACTTATTTTGTTCCTATGCCATCACTGAGGTCTTCCTGCTGGCTGTGATGGCCTATGACTGCTTTGTGGCTGTCTGTAACCCACTGCTGTACATGGTCACCATGTCCCAGCATCTCTGTGTGGGGCTGGTGTTTGGTTGTTACCTGTGTGGGACGGTGTGTTCTCTGATTCACTTGTGCTTAGCACTTGAAATCCTATCCTATAGATCAAATGTGATTAACCACTTCTTTTGTGATCTACCCCCTCTCTTGTCTCTTGCTTGCTCTGATGTCACTATGAATGAGCTGCTGCTATACATTCTGGTCACTTGCAATGAGATCACCACCATTGTGATCATTCTCACCTCCTACTTGTTTATTCTCATCACCATCCTGAGGATGCGCTCTGCCCAGGGAAGGcgcaaagccttctccacctgtgcctcCCACTTCACAGCCATCGCTGTCTTCCATGGAAcaatcctttttatgtattgccGGCCCAGTTCTGGCAACACTGTGGACATTGATAAAGTGACCACTGTGTTCTACACTGTTGTGATTCCCATGCTGAACCCCCtgatctacagcctgaggaacaaaGATGTGAAAGAAGCCCTTAAGAAAGTGGTGAGCTCCAAAATATTTTAG
- the LOC108393661 gene encoding olfactory receptor 5L1-like, translated as MRDKGIGMENCSSVAEFLLLGLTDAPELRAFLFMLFILIYGVTVLGNLGMIALIQVSSGLHTPMYFFLSHLSFVDFCYSTIIVPKMLSNILSEEKIISFLGCMVQFYLFCTCAVTEVFLLAVMAYDRFVAIYKPLLYVVTMSWQLCVELVSCCYLCGLVCSLIHLCLALQIPSYHSNMINHFFCDLLPLLSLACSDVTMNELLLYIVATSNEIITIVIILTSYLFILITILRMRSAQGRRKAFSTCASHFTAIAVLHGTILFMYCRPSSGNSTDTDKVAMVFYTIVIPMLNPLIYSLRNKDVKESLKKYIGMQQISVLICLHADGEARGSAVRTSPLSPGAHPLQLPPSPPLRSHQPGDNAGLSDDD; from the exons ATGAGAGATAAAG GGATAGGCATGGAGAACTGCTCTTCTGTGGCAGAGTTCCTTCTTCTCGGACTTACTGACGCCCCTGAGTTGAGAGCCTTTCTTTTCATGCTGTTCATTCTGATCTACGGAGTCACAGTTTTGGGCAACCTGGGCATGATTGCATTGATTCAGGTCAGCTCTGGACTTCACACTCCCATGTATTTTTTCCTCAGCCACTTGTCCTTTGTGGATTTTTGCTACTCCACCATCATTGTGCCAAAGATGCTGTCCAATATCCTCAGTGAGGAAAAAATCATCTCCTTTCTGGGATGCATGGTGCAATTCTACTTATTTTGTACCTGTGCCGTCACTGAGGTCTTCCTGCTGgctgtgatggcctatgaccgctttgtggccatctacaagccactGCTGTACGTGGTCACCATGTCCTGGCAGCTCTGTGTAGAGCTGGTTTCTTGCTGTTACCTCTGTGGTTTGGTGTGTTCTCTGATTCACTTGTGCTTAGCTCTTCAGATCCCATcctatcattcaaatatgattaACCACTTCTTTTGCGATCTTCTCCCCCTCTTGTCTCTTGCTTGCTCTGATGTCACTATGAATGAGCTGCTGCTATACATTGTGGCCACTAGCAATGAGATTATTACCATCGTGATCATCCTCACCTCCTACTTGTTTATTCTCATCACCATCCTGAGGATGCGCTCTGCCCAGGGAAGGcgcaaagccttctccacctgtgcctcCCACTTCACAGCCATCGCTGTGCTCCATGGAacaatccttttcatgtattgccGGCCCAGTTCTGGCAACAGTACGGATACTGACAAAGTGGCCATGGTGTTCTATACGATCGTGATTCCCATGCTGAACCCCCtgatctacagcctgaggaacaagGATGTGAAAGAATCTCTCAAGAAG tatataggaatgcaacagatttctgtgttaatttg TCTGCATGCAGACGGGGAGGCCAGGGGAAGTGCTGTGCGTACAAGTCCTCTGTCCCCCGGAGCCCACCCTCTCCAGCTGCCGCCGTCACCGCCGCTCAGGTCCCATCAGCCTGGAGACAATGCAGGTCTTTCAGATGATGATTAA
- the OR5D18 gene encoding olfactory receptor 5D18 yields MLPSERNKSGATFTLLGFSDYPELQVLLFLIFLVIYSVTVVGNIGMIVIIKVNPKLHTPMYFFLSHLSFVDFCYSSIVAPKILVDLVVEDRTISFLGCIVQFFFFCTFVVTESFLLAVMAYDRFVAICSPLLYTVAMSKKLCAVLVVGSYAWGVACSLILTCSAIKLSFWGFNTINHFFCEFSSLLSLSRSDTYINQLLLFIFATFNEVSTLLIILMSYVFIIVTILKMRSASGCCKAFSTCASHLTAITIFHGTILFLYCVPSSQNSRHTIKVASVFYTVVIPMLNPLIYSLRNKDVKDTVSKIVHTKIFSF; encoded by the coding sequence ATGTTAccatcagagagaaataaaagtggGGCCACATTCACTCTCCTGGGCTTCTCAGATTACCCAGAGCTTCAAGTCCTTCTCTTCTTGATTTTTCTGGTCATCTACAGTGTCACTGTTGTAGGGAATATTGGGATGATTGTAATAATTAAAGTTAATCCCAAActgcacacccccatgtactttttcctcagcCACCTCTCATTTGTGGATTTCTGCTACTCCTCCATTGTTGCTCCCAAGATCTTGGTGGACCTAGTTGTAGAAGACAGAACCATTTCATTTCTAGGATGTATagtacagttcttttttttttgtacctttgtggtaaCGGAATCCTTTTTATTAgctgtgatggcctatgaccgctttGTGGCCATTTGCAGCCCTCTGCTCTACACGGTTGCCATGTCCAAGAAGCTCTGTGCTGTGCTAGTGGTCGGCTCGTATGCGTGGGGCGTAGCGTGTTCCTTGATACTCACATGTTCTGCTATCAAATTATCGTTTTGGGGGTTCAACACAATCAACCACTTCTTCTGCGAGTTCTCCTCATTGCTGTCCCTCTCTCGCTCCGATACATACATCAACCAGTTGctgcttttcatttttgccaCCTTTAATGAGGTCAGCACACTACTCATCATTCTTATGTCTTATGTATTCATCATTGTCACCATACTCAAGATGCGTTCAGCCAGCGGTTGCtgcaaagccttctccacctgtgcctcccaccTGACGGCCATCACCATTTTCCACGGGACCATCCTCTTCCTCTACTGCGTGCCCAGCTCCCAGAACTCTAGGCACACTATCAAAGTGGCATCTGTGTTTTACACGGTGGTGATCCCCATGTTGAACCCcctcatctacagcctgaggaataaGGATGTCAAGGATACAGTCAGCAAGATAGTGCACACGAAAATCTTCTCTTTTTGA
- the LOC108388572 gene encoding olfactory receptor 5L1-like, producing the protein MGMENCSSGAEFLLLGLTDAPELRAFLFVLFLLIYGVTVLGNLGMIALIQVSSGLHTPMYFFLSHLSFVDFCYSTIIVPKMLSNIISEDKTISFLGCIVQFYLFCSYAITEVFLLAVMAYDRFVAISNPLLYMVTMSRHLCVVLVFGCYLCGTVCSLIHLCLALQIPSYRSNVINHFFCDLLPLLSLACSDVTMNGLLLYIVATSNEIITITIIFMSYLFIFITILRMRSAQGRRKAFSTCASHFTAIAVFHGTILFMYCRPSSGNSMDTDKVTTVFYTIVIPMLNPLIYSLRNKDVKEALKKVWRSKLPFEKLLS; encoded by the coding sequence ATGGGCATGGAGAACTGCTCTTCTGGGGCAGAGTTCCTTCTTCTTGGACTAACAGACGCCCCTGAGCTGAGAGCCTTTCTTTTCGTGCTGTTCCTTCTGATCTACGGAGTCACAGTTTTGGGCAACCTGGGCATGATTGCACTGATTCAGGTCAGCTCCGgacttcacacacccatgtactttttcctcagcCACTTGTCCTTTGTGGATTTCTGCTACTCCACAATCATTGTGCCAAAGATGTTGTCCAACATTATCAGTGAGGACAAAACCATCTCCTTTCTGGGATGCATAGTGCAGTTCTACTTATTTTGTTCCTATGCCATCACTGAGGTCTTCCTGCTGgctgtgatggcctatgaccgctttGTGGCCATCAGTAATCCACTGCTGTACATGGTCACCATGTCCCGGCATCTCTGTGTGGTGCTGGTGTTTGGTTGTTACCTGTGTGGGACGGTGTGTTCTCTGATTCACTTGTGCTTAGCTCTTCAGATCCCATCCTATCGATCGAATGTGATTAACCACTTCTTTTGTGATCTACTCCCCCTCTTGTCTCTTGCTTGCTCTGATGTCACTATGAATGGACTGCTGCTATACATTGTGGCCACTAGCAATGAGATCATCACCATCACGATCATCTTCatgtcctacttgtttattttcatcACCATCCTGAGGATGCGCTCTGCCCAGGGAAGGcgcaaagccttctccacctgtgcctcCCACTTCACAGCCATTGCTGTCTTCCATGGAacaatccttttcatgtattgccGGCCCAGTTCCGGCAACAGTATGGACACTGACAAAGTGACCACTGTGTTCTACACGATCGTGATTCCCATGCTGAACCCCCtgatctacagcctgaggaacaagGATGTGAAAGAAGCCCTCAAGAAAGTGTGGAGATCAAAATTACCTTTTGAAAAACTACTTTCTTAA